In a single window of the Panthera leo isolate Ple1 chromosome A1, P.leo_Ple1_pat1.1, whole genome shotgun sequence genome:
- the MTMR12 gene encoding myotubularin-related protein 12 isoform X1, producing the protein MLGKGVVGGGGGTKAPKPSFVSYVRPEEIHTNEKEVTEKEVTLHLLPGEQLLCEASTVLKYVQEDSCQRGIYGKLVCTDFKIAFLGDDDSALDNDETQFKNKVIGENDITLHCVDQIYGVFDEKKKTLFGQLKKYPEKLIIHCKDLRVFHFCLRYTKEEEVKRIVSGIIHHTQAPKLLKRLFLFSYAAAAQNHAATDPRNHTVMFDTLKDWCWELERTKGSVKYKAVSVNEGYKVCERLPAYFVVPTPLPEEDLSRFQGHGIPLWCWSCHNGCALLKMSALPKKEQDDGLSQMQKSFLDGIYKTIHRPPYEIVKTEDLSSNFLSLQDIQTAYSKFKQLFLIDNSTEFWDTDIKWFSLLESSSWLDIIRRCLKKAIEITECLEAQNVNVLLLEENASDLCCLVSSLVQVMMDPHCRTRIGFQSLVQKEWIMGGHSFLDRCNHLRQSDKEEVPVFLLFLDCVWQLVHQHPPAFDFTETYLTVLSDSLYIPIFSTFFFNSPHQKDNVGRESQDTQSKPLNLLTVWDWSVQFEPKAQMLLKNPLYVEKPKLDKGQRKGMRFKGPQGRGGRFSSWFSLFPASWTRTALSSGTAWPEHQRQLSLPLTQSKSSPKRGFFREETDHLIKNLLGKRISKLINSSDELHDNLREFYDSWHSKPTDYHGLLLPHIEGPEIKVWAQRYLRWIPEAQILGGGRAATVSKLLEMMEEVERLQEKIDARPHGQGALLAEAPLLLRGSARLSALFPFALLQRHPSKPVLPTSGWKALGDEEDLAKREDEFVDLGDV; encoded by the exons GAAATTCACACAAACGAGAAGGAAGTAACAGAGAAGGAAGTCACTCTTCACTTGTTGCCAG GTGAACAGCTGCTTTGTGAAGCCAGCACGGTGCTGAAGTATGTCCAGGAAGATTCCTGTCAGCGTGGGATCTATGGGAAACTTGTCTGCACAGACTTCAAGATTGCTTTCTTGGGCGATGATGACTCTGCATTGGATAATGAT GAAACCCAATTTAAGAATAAGGTTATAGGAGAAAATGACATAACACTCCACTGTGTTGATCAGATTTATGGAG tgtttgatgagaaaaaaaaaactctctttgGACAACTGAAGAAATACCCCGAGAAACTCATCATCCACTGCAAAGACCTCCGAGTATTCCACTTCTGTCTGAGGTACACAAAAGAAGAGGAAGTCAAAAGG ATTGTCAGTGGCATAATCCATCACACCCAGGCTCCCAAACTGCTGAAGcgattgtttctgttttcctatgCTGCTGCTGCACAAAACCACGCAG CCACCGATCCCAGGAACCATACGGTGATGTTTGACACACTTAAGGACTGGTGTTGGGAATTGGAGCGGACCAAAGGCAGTGTCAAGTACAAAGCAGTGAGTGTCAATGAAGGGTATAAAGTCTGTGAAAG ATTGCCAGCATACTTTGTTGTCCCCACCCCTCTTCCCGAAGAGGATTTGTCACGCTTTCAGGGTCACGGCATACCA TTATGGTGTTGGTCCTGCCACAATGGATGTGCCCTTTTGAAAATGTCAGCACTGCCCAAAAAAGAACAGGATGATGGCCTTTCACAAATGCAAAAGAGCTTCTTGGATGG AATCTATAAGACCATCCACAGGCCACCCTATGAAATTGTTAAAACTGAAGACCTGTCAAGCAACTTCCTGTCCCTGCAGGACATCCAGACTGCCTACTCTAAATTCAAACAGCTGTTTCTGATAG ataatAGTACGGAATTTTGGGACACAGATATAAAATGGTTTTCTCTGTTGGAAAGTAGCAGCTGGCTTGACATAATCAG ACGTTGCCTGAAAAAAGCAATAGAGATCACAGAATGTCTAGAAGCACAAAACGTGAACGTTCTTCTTTTAG AGGAGAATGCTTCCGACCTCTGCTGCCTCGTTTCCTCTCTGGTGCAAGTGATGATGGACCCCCACTGTAGAACCAGGATTGGTTTCCAGAGCCTTGTCCAAAAGGAGTGGATCATGGGCGGGCACTCTTTCCTGGATCGCTGCAACCATCTACGTCAGAGTGACAAAGAGGAG GTTCCTGTGTTCCTGCTTTTCTTAGATTGTGTCTGGCAGCTGGTGCACCAGCACCCCCCAGCATTTGATTTCACGGAGACTTACCTGACTGTGTTGTCAGATAGCCTGTACATACCTATTTTTAGCACCTTCTTCTTCAATTCGCCTCATCAGAAAGATAACGTG GGCAGGGAAAGCCAGGATACACAAAGCAAGCCTTTGAATCTGCTCACCGTGTGGGATTGGTCTGTACAGTTTGAACCCAAAGCCCAGATGTTGCTCAAAAACCCTCTTTATGTGGAAAAGCCAAAACTGGACAAAGGCCAGCGGAAAGGAATGCGTTTCAAA GGGCCTCAGGGCCGGGGTGGACGTTTCTCCTCCTGGTTTAGTCTCTTTCCTGCCAGCTGGACCAGAACTGCCCTGAGCTCCGGAACAGCTTGGCCAGAG CATCAACGACAACTTTCTTTGCCACTCACCCAATCTAAATCATCTCCCAAAAGAGGATTTTTCAGGGAAGAAACCGATCATTTAATTAAAAACCTTCTGGGCAAGAGAATTAGCAAATTAATTAACTCTTCCGATGAGCTACATGACAACTTGCGAGAGTTCTATGACAGCTGGCACAGCAAACCCACTGACTACCACGGTCTGTTGTTGCCGCACATTGAGGGGCCCGAAATCAAAGTGTGGGCTCAGCGCTACTTGCGTTGGATTCCAGAAGCCCAAATCCTGGGCGGTGGCAGAGCGGCCACCGTGAGCAAACTCTTGGAAATGATGGAGGAAGTAGAGCGCTTACAAGAGAAAATCGACGCGAGACCCCATGGCCAGGGAGCGCTCCTGGCAGAGGCCCCCTTGTTGCTGAGGGGCTCTGCCCGCCTGTCGGCCCTGTTTCCTTTCGCTCTGCTGCAGCGACATCCCTCTAAGCCGGTCTTGCCCACCAGCGGCTGGAAAGCTCTGGGTGATGAAGAAGATCTGGCCAAACGAGAAGACGAGTTTGTGGACCTAGGGGATGTGTGA
- the MTMR12 gene encoding myotubularin-related protein 12 isoform X2, whose protein sequence is MLGKGVVGGGGGTKAPKPSFVSYVRPEEIHTNEKEVTEKEVTLHLLPGEQLLCEASTVLKYVQEDSCQRGIYGKLVCTDFKIAFLGDDDSALDNDETQFKNKVIGENDITLHCVDQIYGVFDEKKKTLFGQLKKYPEKLIIHCKDLRVFHFCLRYTKEEEVKRIVSGIIHHTQAPKLLKRLFLFSYAAAAQNHAATDPRNHTVMFDTLKDWCWELERTKGSVKYKAVSVNEGYKVCERLPAYFVVPTPLPEEDLSRFQGHGIPLWCWSCHNGCALLKMSALPKKEQDDGLSQMQKSFLDGIYKTIHRPPYEIVKTEDLSSNFLSLQDIQTAYSKFKQLFLIDNSTEFWDTDIKWFSLLESSSWLDIIRRCLKKAIEITECLEAQNVNVLLLEENASDLCCLVSSLVQVMMDPHCRTRIGFQSLVQKEWIMGGHSFLDRCNHLRQSDKEEVPVFLLFLDCVWQLVHQHPPAFDFTETYLTVLSDSLYIPIFSTFFFNSPHQKDNVGRESQDTQSKPLNLLTVWDWSVQFEPKAQMLLKNPLYVEKPKLDKGQRKGMRFKHQRQLSLPLTQSKSSPKRGFFREETDHLIKNLLGKRISKLINSSDELHDNLREFYDSWHSKPTDYHGLLLPHIEGPEIKVWAQRYLRWIPEAQILGGGRAATVSKLLEMMEEVERLQEKIDARPHGQGALLAEAPLLLRGSARLSALFPFALLQRHPSKPVLPTSGWKALGDEEDLAKREDEFVDLGDV, encoded by the exons GAAATTCACACAAACGAGAAGGAAGTAACAGAGAAGGAAGTCACTCTTCACTTGTTGCCAG GTGAACAGCTGCTTTGTGAAGCCAGCACGGTGCTGAAGTATGTCCAGGAAGATTCCTGTCAGCGTGGGATCTATGGGAAACTTGTCTGCACAGACTTCAAGATTGCTTTCTTGGGCGATGATGACTCTGCATTGGATAATGAT GAAACCCAATTTAAGAATAAGGTTATAGGAGAAAATGACATAACACTCCACTGTGTTGATCAGATTTATGGAG tgtttgatgagaaaaaaaaaactctctttgGACAACTGAAGAAATACCCCGAGAAACTCATCATCCACTGCAAAGACCTCCGAGTATTCCACTTCTGTCTGAGGTACACAAAAGAAGAGGAAGTCAAAAGG ATTGTCAGTGGCATAATCCATCACACCCAGGCTCCCAAACTGCTGAAGcgattgtttctgttttcctatgCTGCTGCTGCACAAAACCACGCAG CCACCGATCCCAGGAACCATACGGTGATGTTTGACACACTTAAGGACTGGTGTTGGGAATTGGAGCGGACCAAAGGCAGTGTCAAGTACAAAGCAGTGAGTGTCAATGAAGGGTATAAAGTCTGTGAAAG ATTGCCAGCATACTTTGTTGTCCCCACCCCTCTTCCCGAAGAGGATTTGTCACGCTTTCAGGGTCACGGCATACCA TTATGGTGTTGGTCCTGCCACAATGGATGTGCCCTTTTGAAAATGTCAGCACTGCCCAAAAAAGAACAGGATGATGGCCTTTCACAAATGCAAAAGAGCTTCTTGGATGG AATCTATAAGACCATCCACAGGCCACCCTATGAAATTGTTAAAACTGAAGACCTGTCAAGCAACTTCCTGTCCCTGCAGGACATCCAGACTGCCTACTCTAAATTCAAACAGCTGTTTCTGATAG ataatAGTACGGAATTTTGGGACACAGATATAAAATGGTTTTCTCTGTTGGAAAGTAGCAGCTGGCTTGACATAATCAG ACGTTGCCTGAAAAAAGCAATAGAGATCACAGAATGTCTAGAAGCACAAAACGTGAACGTTCTTCTTTTAG AGGAGAATGCTTCCGACCTCTGCTGCCTCGTTTCCTCTCTGGTGCAAGTGATGATGGACCCCCACTGTAGAACCAGGATTGGTTTCCAGAGCCTTGTCCAAAAGGAGTGGATCATGGGCGGGCACTCTTTCCTGGATCGCTGCAACCATCTACGTCAGAGTGACAAAGAGGAG GTTCCTGTGTTCCTGCTTTTCTTAGATTGTGTCTGGCAGCTGGTGCACCAGCACCCCCCAGCATTTGATTTCACGGAGACTTACCTGACTGTGTTGTCAGATAGCCTGTACATACCTATTTTTAGCACCTTCTTCTTCAATTCGCCTCATCAGAAAGATAACGTG GGCAGGGAAAGCCAGGATACACAAAGCAAGCCTTTGAATCTGCTCACCGTGTGGGATTGGTCTGTACAGTTTGAACCCAAAGCCCAGATGTTGCTCAAAAACCCTCTTTATGTGGAAAAGCCAAAACTGGACAAAGGCCAGCGGAAAGGAATGCGTTTCAAA CATCAACGACAACTTTCTTTGCCACTCACCCAATCTAAATCATCTCCCAAAAGAGGATTTTTCAGGGAAGAAACCGATCATTTAATTAAAAACCTTCTGGGCAAGAGAATTAGCAAATTAATTAACTCTTCCGATGAGCTACATGACAACTTGCGAGAGTTCTATGACAGCTGGCACAGCAAACCCACTGACTACCACGGTCTGTTGTTGCCGCACATTGAGGGGCCCGAAATCAAAGTGTGGGCTCAGCGCTACTTGCGTTGGATTCCAGAAGCCCAAATCCTGGGCGGTGGCAGAGCGGCCACCGTGAGCAAACTCTTGGAAATGATGGAGGAAGTAGAGCGCTTACAAGAGAAAATCGACGCGAGACCCCATGGCCAGGGAGCGCTCCTGGCAGAGGCCCCCTTGTTGCTGAGGGGCTCTGCCCGCCTGTCGGCCCTGTTTCCTTTCGCTCTGCTGCAGCGACATCCCTCTAAGCCGGTCTTGCCCACCAGCGGCTGGAAAGCTCTGGGTGATGAAGAAGATCTGGCCAAACGAGAAGACGAGTTTGTGGACCTAGGGGATGTGTGA